A window of the Planctomycetaceae bacterium genome harbors these coding sequences:
- a CDS encoding redoxin family protein yields MMRYLWGLQNQMWQQLSLTVLGSLAFLLLTPGSLAAEADVPIGSVIGDLRFRDIRALDRTLSELGQNKATVLVFTTTTCPLVRRSIPKLEALNKQFSGQGVQFVAVNVGADDTIREMAEQALEMGATFPFVKDADLSCQAALGVTKTPEVAVLDHKRALVYRGRIDDQLRLGGTLPKPSREDLRQALVQLLAGEAITVSETPVDGCEITHPTLNAAMERDVEYHRDIAPLLDRKCNQCHREGTAAPFTLQSLTDVSANAAMIARVVEDERMPPWFASEHHGRFQNNASLSRREKAILLSWISLGCPEGSVSQKNASAASPNVDKAGMDPSGDSEGWLIGKPDVVITMLEHHEVPETGFVPYRYTVLPYFFLQDTWVEAFEIRPNNREVVHHCNMAYVGAGGAGVETFITGYVPGGQPMDLGRFDNGTAYFIPKGSGLGLQIHYTTTGQAERCQISVGLRFPRRTVQKRLTHFLLDPRRFRIPPGDGAYEVRSSRTLDQDIDLLGMFTHMHVRGKDMTFFAERPGQKKEILLRIPNYNFEWQLGYELKPGDVQLPKGTKIEAVAHFDNSAFNPFNPDPSRTVGYGLQTVDEMFNGFVFFVDRHEQLNLEVDPHSGRVIPP; encoded by the coding sequence ATGATGCGTTACTTGTGGGGACTGCAGAACCAAATGTGGCAGCAGCTTTCACTGACAGTTTTGGGCAGCCTCGCATTCTTGTTGCTGACGCCCGGATCATTGGCAGCTGAAGCTGACGTACCCATTGGATCCGTGATCGGCGATCTTCGATTTCGTGACATCCGAGCGCTTGATCGAACACTGTCTGAATTGGGGCAAAACAAAGCTACCGTTCTTGTTTTCACGACCACCACCTGTCCTCTGGTTCGACGCTCCATTCCAAAACTGGAAGCTCTGAACAAGCAGTTCTCTGGTCAGGGTGTGCAGTTTGTTGCAGTCAATGTTGGCGCCGACGATACGATTCGGGAAATGGCAGAGCAGGCGCTGGAAATGGGCGCCACCTTTCCGTTTGTGAAAGATGCTGATTTGTCATGTCAGGCGGCGTTAGGCGTGACCAAAACTCCGGAAGTTGCTGTGCTGGATCATAAGCGTGCACTCGTGTATCGAGGACGAATTGATGATCAGTTGCGTCTGGGAGGCACGTTGCCGAAACCGTCTCGCGAAGATCTGCGGCAGGCTCTTGTGCAGTTACTTGCGGGAGAGGCGATTACTGTTTCAGAAACCCCCGTCGATGGCTGCGAGATTACTCATCCGACGCTGAACGCCGCGATGGAACGAGACGTCGAATATCATCGCGATATCGCCCCACTCCTTGACCGAAAGTGTAACCAGTGCCATCGTGAGGGGACGGCCGCTCCATTTACACTGCAGTCACTGACAGATGTTTCAGCCAATGCTGCAATGATTGCCAGAGTCGTGGAAGACGAGCGGATGCCACCATGGTTCGCCAGTGAGCATCACGGTCGGTTTCAAAACAACGCCTCGCTGAGCCGACGCGAAAAAGCAATTTTGCTGAGCTGGATCTCGCTGGGATGCCCGGAAGGGTCTGTCAGTCAGAAGAATGCTTCAGCGGCATCACCGAACGTCGATAAGGCAGGTATGGATCCGTCCGGCGATTCCGAGGGCTGGCTTATCGGCAAGCCGGATGTTGTCATCACAATGCTGGAACATCACGAGGTTCCCGAGACGGGGTTCGTCCCCTATCGTTACACCGTGCTGCCCTACTTCTTTTTACAGGATACGTGGGTCGAAGCGTTTGAGATTCGACCGAACAACCGGGAAGTTGTGCATCACTGCAACATGGCCTATGTTGGTGCCGGTGGAGCCGGAGTCGAAACATTCATCACAGGGTACGTTCCGGGCGGCCAGCCGATGGACCTTGGCCGGTTTGATAACGGTACCGCATACTTCATCCCGAAAGGATCGGGGCTGGGCCTGCAGATTCACTACACGACCACAGGGCAGGCGGAGCGTTGTCAGATTTCAGTTGGCCTGCGATTTCCCAGACGCACCGTTCAAAAACGTTTGACTCATTTCCTGCTCGACCCCCGACGCTTCCGGATTCCTCCCGGTGATGGAGCTTATGAAGTGCGTTCGTCTCGCACGCTGGATCAGGATATTGATCTGCTGGGAATGTTTACGCACATGCATGTGCGAGGGAAGGATATGACATTCTTTGCAGAACGTCCCGGTCAGAAAAAAGAGATCCTGCTGAGGATTCCGAACTACAACTTCGAATGGCAACTGGGCTACGAACTCAAGCCGGGCGACGTCCAGCTTCCGAAGGGAACGAAAATCGAAGCCGTCGCTCATTTCGACAATTCGGCTTTTAACCCCTTCAATCCGGATCCGTCGCGGACTGTTGGTTATGGATTGCAAACAGTTGACGAGATGTTCAACGGATTCGTGTTTTTCGTAGATCGACACGAGCAATTGAATCTGGAAGTCGATCCGCATAGCGGCCGCGTCATTCCACCGTAA
- a CDS encoding glucosidase translates to MDQNGTTNPEQQRLDAEYQRAPGANWKRWGPYLADRQWGTVREDYSHDGKPWWSFPHDHARGRAYRWGEDGLLGITDRQCRMCFGLALWNGKDPILKERLFGVNGDEGNHGEDVKEEYYYLDSTPTHSYMKALYKYPQSAYPYDRLVHENQRRSRIEPELELCDLGIFDRKRYFDVQVEYAKESANNILIRITITNRGPALSTIHLLPTLWFRNTWTWGLREQETLQKPQLRLLPDGTVQASHETLGQFRFAAENYPTPELKKPAWMFTENDTHPKYLDDDSLSGKYVKDAFHEYLVGRHRDAVNPENVGTKCAAHYRLPIRSGEKACVHLRLFCEDESPKEVFGPGFDGVFDERIREADTFFEQKIPQSLPPTAQSIMRQAYAGLFWTKQFYHYSVYDWLKGDAKMPTMPASRRTIRNGDWPSLYNRDVISMPDKWEYPWYAAWDLAFHMIPFADTDNRFAQDQLILFLREWYMHPNGQIPAYEWNFSDVNPPVHAWACWRVYKKTGPPGKRDRLFLARTFQKLLLNFTWWVNRKDLLGKHIFSGGFLGLDNIGVFDRSKPLPTGGHLHQADGTAWMAFFCARMLRMALELASENPAYSDMASKFFEHYIEIADAMNTLGDTGLWDEQDGFYYDHLYNEGQHIPLRVRSMVGVIPLFTAIILSDHQLNKLPGFKKRMEWFVRNRQDQLQNITYMERSEEVGDDERGFLLLAIPTRQRMERLLHYILDENEFLSPYGVRSLSRIHEEHPFVFNSNGQEHRVAYVPGDSDSWMFGGNSNWRGPVWFPLNYLLIEALERYHEFYGDSFQVECPTGSGVMMNLDEVAQELMRRQVKLFVPDENGDRPCHGGDQRYREDPNWKDLILYYEYFHGETGRGLGASHQTGWTALVAKLIQKLHRRNALEGLDFPD, encoded by the coding sequence ATGGACCAGAACGGCACGACAAATCCAGAACAACAAAGACTGGATGCTGAGTACCAAAGGGCCCCCGGAGCAAATTGGAAACGCTGGGGGCCGTATCTTGCGGATCGCCAGTGGGGGACCGTTCGAGAAGATTATTCGCACGATGGAAAGCCGTGGTGGTCATTTCCCCATGACCATGCCCGTGGACGTGCCTATCGATGGGGCGAGGATGGTCTGCTGGGTATCACCGATCGCCAGTGTCGCATGTGCTTCGGTCTGGCCCTCTGGAACGGAAAAGACCCCATCCTGAAAGAGCGACTTTTCGGGGTCAATGGAGACGAGGGAAACCACGGGGAAGATGTGAAAGAGGAGTACTACTATCTCGACTCCACGCCGACACATTCCTACATGAAGGCTCTGTACAAGTACCCACAGTCCGCCTATCCCTACGACCGACTGGTCCATGAAAATCAACGCCGAAGCCGTATTGAACCGGAACTGGAATTGTGTGACCTGGGCATTTTTGATCGCAAACGATACTTTGATGTTCAGGTGGAATACGCCAAGGAATCAGCAAACAACATTCTGATTCGTATTACCATCACCAACCGTGGTCCAGCTTTGTCCACAATCCACCTGTTGCCGACGCTGTGGTTTCGCAATACATGGACATGGGGATTGCGCGAGCAGGAGACATTGCAAAAACCGCAATTGCGTCTGCTGCCCGACGGCACTGTTCAGGCCTCCCACGAAACGCTGGGACAGTTTCGATTCGCAGCAGAAAACTACCCAACCCCTGAGCTGAAGAAGCCAGCGTGGATGTTCACGGAAAATGATACACACCCCAAGTATCTGGACGACGACTCTCTCAGCGGCAAGTACGTGAAGGACGCTTTTCACGAGTACCTCGTGGGGCGACATCGGGACGCCGTGAATCCGGAAAACGTCGGCACCAAATGCGCTGCGCATTATCGCTTACCCATTCGGTCCGGTGAAAAGGCCTGCGTTCATCTGCGATTGTTTTGCGAAGACGAATCGCCAAAAGAAGTGTTTGGTCCTGGTTTCGACGGTGTCTTTGACGAACGGATCCGCGAGGCTGATACGTTTTTTGAGCAGAAGATTCCACAGTCGCTGCCTCCAACGGCTCAGTCCATCATGCGACAGGCGTACGCCGGTCTCTTCTGGACAAAGCAGTTTTATCACTACTCGGTTTACGACTGGCTCAAAGGCGACGCAAAAATGCCGACGATGCCTGCCTCACGCAGGACAATTCGCAACGGCGACTGGCCCAGTCTGTACAACCGCGACGTGATTTCGATGCCGGACAAATGGGAGTATCCCTGGTATGCGGCCTGGGATCTTGCATTCCACATGATTCCCTTCGCAGACACCGACAATAGATTTGCGCAGGATCAGCTGATCCTGTTTCTGCGTGAGTGGTACATGCATCCCAACGGACAGATTCCTGCGTACGAATGGAATTTCAGCGACGTCAATCCGCCCGTACATGCCTGGGCCTGCTGGCGTGTTTACAAGAAAACGGGCCCTCCAGGAAAACGTGACCGTTTGTTCCTGGCGCGAACATTTCAAAAACTACTTCTGAACTTCACGTGGTGGGTCAATCGGAAAGACCTGCTGGGCAAGCACATCTTCTCCGGCGGATTCCTGGGCCTGGATAACATTGGAGTTTTTGATCGATCCAAGCCGCTTCCCACTGGTGGTCACCTGCACCAGGCCGACGGCACCGCGTGGATGGCCTTCTTCTGTGCCAGAATGCTGAGGATGGCACTGGAACTTGCGAGCGAAAACCCGGCCTATTCGGACATGGCCTCCAAGTTCTTCGAACACTATATCGAAATCGCAGATGCCATGAACACGCTGGGCGATACCGGTTTGTGGGATGAGCAGGATGGATTCTATTACGATCATCTGTACAACGAAGGGCAGCACATTCCGCTGCGAGTTCGCTCGATGGTAGGCGTAATTCCGCTGTTTACTGCCATCATTCTCAGCGACCATCAGCTCAACAAATTACCGGGCTTCAAGAAACGCATGGAATGGTTCGTCAGGAATCGACAGGACCAGCTTCAGAACATCACCTACATGGAACGAAGTGAAGAGGTGGGAGACGACGAACGCGGCTTTCTGCTGCTGGCGATTCCAACGCGACAACGCATGGAACGGCTTCTTCACTACATCCTGGACGAAAACGAATTTCTTTCACCATACGGTGTGCGCTCACTTTCACGCATCCATGAAGAACATCCGTTTGTCTTCAACTCAAACGGTCAGGAGCATCGTGTCGCCTATGTACCTGGCGATTCCGATTCATGGATGTTTGGTGGTAACAGCAACTGGCGCGGGCCGGTGTGGTTCCCGCTGAATTACCTGTTAATTGAAGCACTGGAACGCTACCACGAATTCTACGGCGATTCGTTTCAGGTCGAATGCCCGACTGGTTCAGGCGTGATGATGAATCTCGACGAAGTCGCGCAGGAACTCATGCGTCGCCAGGTGAAGCTGTTTGTGCCTGATGAAAATGGCGACCGCCCCTGCCATGGTGGGGACCAGAGATACAGAGAAGATCCCAACTGGAAAGACCTGATCCTGTACTACGAATACTTTCACGGGGAAACCGGAAGAGGACTCGGGGCCAGTCATCAGACTGGATGGACAGCCCTGGTTGCAAAGCTGATTCAAAAGCTGCATCGGCGTAATGCGCTTGAGGGACTGGACTTTCCGGACTGA
- the lexA gene encoding transcriptional repressor LexA, with translation MSQSPGQQVRAAREARGITLRAFADRLGIHYSHLSKFENGKCVVGRRTLTRIADELGEDPDLLLGGAGHQSLPFRIVGTIAAGQPIEAVEDFETFDLTRQYNPEQHFLLRIRGESMIDAGIHDGDLAIIRQSGTASNGDIVAAVVDGEATLKRFMKRGSTICLIPENPAMSEMKFHAHQVEIRGVFVGLVRTS, from the coding sequence ATGAGCCAGTCACCGGGACAACAGGTTCGAGCCGCCAGAGAAGCTCGCGGAATTACTTTGCGCGCGTTTGCCGATCGCCTGGGGATCCATTATTCGCACCTGTCGAAGTTCGAAAACGGAAAGTGCGTCGTCGGTCGTAGAACATTGACACGCATCGCGGACGAACTGGGGGAAGATCCCGATCTTTTGCTTGGCGGCGCCGGACATCAGTCTTTGCCATTTCGAATTGTCGGGACAATCGCCGCTGGCCAGCCCATAGAAGCGGTTGAGGATTTTGAAACATTCGATCTGACCAGGCAGTACAATCCGGAGCAGCATTTTCTTCTTCGCATTCGCGGTGAATCGATGATCGATGCAGGAATACACGATGGAGACCTGGCCATCATTCGTCAGTCCGGGACTGCATCGAACGGAGATATTGTGGCTGCTGTCGTCGACGGGGAAGCCACACTGAAACGCTTCATGAAACGCGGAAGCACGATTTGTCTCATCCCCGAAAATCCCGCAATGAGCGAAATGAAATTCCACGCACATCAGGTGGAGATCCGGGGCGTCTTTGTTGGTCTTGTGCGAACCAGTTAG
- a CDS encoding carbon storage regulator: protein MLVLGRQEGEEIVICERIRIRVTSIKGNRVRLAIEAPESDSIRRGELLPFDDFVIQRTAENLAMKVSQ, encoded by the coding sequence ATGCTTGTTTTAGGGCGACAGGAAGGTGAGGAAATTGTCATTTGCGAACGGATTCGTATTCGCGTGACGTCCATCAAGGGCAACCGAGTCCGTCTTGCGATTGAAGCTCCGGAATCCGATTCCATTCGGCGGGGTGAATTGCTGCCATTCGACGATTTTGTGATTCAAAGAACCGCCGAAAATCTGGCCATGAAGGTTTCCCAATGA
- a CDS encoding DUF1501 domain-containing protein, whose protein sequence is MDRVRFMARFESPQTLQRRRFLQVGYSGLLGLGMAAFAGGRMPSCQSAAFGSNSPGAGSSGAGSSPRAKSLIIVFCTGAISHHDTLDMKPDAPVEIRGEFKPIQTSVAGTQISEVMPRLAARAHKYALIRSLSHKDNNHLMSTHHVLTGHLQPGGFFDKVASRDDWPCYSAGCEFLRPRSDGIPSGVNLPTFLMSSPLTWPGQHAGFLGPKFDPWQIVGDPNHSDFKVDALTLAQGIDSGRLEQRRSLLSGLDQTSRVSSDSAAFRMGQDQKLAFSMLGSGKLSQAFELHRESSEMRDRYGRHPFGQSLLLSRRLVEAGVPIVQANMGPVQNWDSHQAIFTTLKDRLVPPLDVAVSALLDDLEERGLLDETMVMMLGEFGRTPKINSDGGRDHWGPCFTGLFAGAGVQAGKVIGRSDETAAYPDSTAYSPDDIGATVYTALGIDPHAIVLDRIGRPIHLNTGSVIEALYNGSDAA, encoded by the coding sequence ATGGATCGAGTCCGCTTTATGGCCCGTTTTGAATCTCCTCAAACTCTGCAACGCCGACGCTTTCTTCAGGTGGGCTATTCGGGATTATTGGGTCTTGGGATGGCTGCGTTTGCGGGAGGCCGAATGCCATCCTGTCAGTCCGCTGCGTTCGGAAGCAACAGTCCCGGTGCAGGCAGTTCTGGTGCAGGCAGTTCTCCGCGCGCGAAATCGCTGATTATTGTTTTCTGCACAGGAGCAATCAGCCATCATGACACGCTGGACATGAAACCAGATGCACCGGTTGAGATCCGGGGAGAATTCAAACCCATCCAAACGTCGGTCGCGGGGACACAGATTTCAGAAGTCATGCCGCGGCTTGCGGCGCGCGCACACAAGTATGCTCTGATTCGAAGTCTTTCGCACAAAGATAATAACCATCTGATGTCGACTCATCATGTGCTGACAGGACACCTGCAGCCGGGTGGTTTCTTTGACAAGGTTGCCTCTCGCGATGACTGGCCCTGTTACTCCGCTGGCTGCGAATTTCTTCGACCACGGTCTGATGGAATACCCAGCGGAGTGAATCTGCCTACGTTCCTGATGTCGTCGCCATTGACCTGGCCAGGGCAGCATGCGGGATTTCTGGGCCCGAAATTTGATCCCTGGCAAATCGTTGGTGATCCCAATCATTCCGACTTCAAAGTCGACGCGTTGACTCTGGCTCAGGGGATTGATTCTGGTCGCCTGGAGCAGAGACGATCATTGTTAAGCGGTCTGGATCAGACGTCACGCGTATCCTCCGATTCTGCGGCGTTCCGAATGGGACAGGATCAGAAGCTGGCGTTTTCAATGCTTGGTTCCGGTAAGCTTTCGCAGGCCTTTGAACTCCATCGTGAGTCCAGCGAAATGCGAGATCGATACGGACGGCATCCGTTTGGTCAGTCCCTTTTGCTTTCTCGCCGTTTGGTAGAAGCCGGTGTCCCCATCGTTCAGGCCAACATGGGACCCGTTCAGAACTGGGACAGTCATCAGGCGATCTTTACAACATTAAAAGATCGGCTCGTACCTCCGCTGGATGTCGCCGTTTCTGCGCTTCTGGATGATCTGGAGGAACGTGGTCTGCTGGATGAAACAATGGTGATGATGCTGGGAGAATTTGGTCGAACGCCGAAAATCAACAGCGATGGCGGGCGTGATCACTGGGGGCCCTGCTTCACCGGACTCTTTGCAGGTGCGGGAGTTCAGGCCGGTAAAGTGATCGGGCGTTCTGATGAAACGGCGGCTTACCCTGACTCAACCGCTTACTCGCCGGACGACATCGGAGCAACCGTTTACACGGCACTCGGCATTGATCCGCATGCGATCGTTCTGGATCGAATTGGCCGCCCTATCCATCTGAATACGGGTAGCGTTATCGAAGCGCTCTACAACGGATCGGATGCCGCATAA